The genome window CGCGGCCTTGAATTACGCTAATGAGCGGCAGCAGTTTGGCGTGCCGATCGGCAAATTCCAGATGGTCACCGATATGATCGCCCAGATGGCGACTGAGGTTGAAGCAGCCAGGTTCTTGGTGTACCGCGCCGCTTTCCTGAAGGATCAGGGCAGGCCTTGCACTGTGGAGACTTCCATGGGCAAGTACTATGTTGGCGAAGTAGTGAACAAATGCGCTGATTACGCCATGAAGATTTACGGCTCCTATGGTTATTCCGAGGAATACCCGGTTGCCCGTTACTATCGTGACGCCAAGTCGTATCAGATTGTTGAAGGCACCAGCAACATTCAAAAATTAATCATCGGTGAAACAATGCTTGGCTATCGCAAGCGTATATAGTATTATTATGAAGGTAGTAATGGATCATTAAATATGAGGGGGTTTTCAGATGCACGAAGGTTTATATGAGGAACTAGCCCTAAACAGAAAAAGAGTTAAAGCTATGGGCGGCGAAAAGGCTGTTGCGAAGCAGCACAAAGACGGCAAACTGACGGCGCGGGAAAGAATCGAGTATTTCTTTGATCCTGGCACTTTTACGGAAATCGGCATGTATCTTAAACACCGGGCAAATCACTTCGGCCTGGAAGGCAAAGACATTCCGGCTGAAGGTGTTGTTTGCGGCTATGGCAAGGTAAACGGCCGGATGGTTATGGTCGGCGCTGAGGACTTTACCTCCATGGCGGGTACATTCGGCGAATACCACGGCAAGAAGTTTGCCGCGGCGATTGATATGGCCAAAGATATGGGGATTCCCTTTGTCGGCATGAACGATTCCGGCGGCGCCAGGCTGCAAGAGGGTATTGACACGCTGCAGGCTTACGCGTGGCTGTTCAAAGCTCAGGACCTGGCATCCGGCATCATCCCGCAAATTGCCACCCTGATGGGTCCGTGCATGGGCGGTCAAGCTTACCACCCGGTTATGCAGGACTTTGTCTTCCAGTGCCGTAATACCGGATTTATGGGCATTGCCGGTCCTCCATTCGTAAAGACCCAGTTGGGAATAGATATCGATCTGCCGACACTGTCCGGCTGGCAGGCGCACGCGGTTAAGTCGGGCTGCACCCATGTCGTGGTGGAAGACGATAAAGACTGCATGGACAAGGTTAAGGAGCTGCTTGCGTTCTTCCCGCAGAACAACAGGGAAAAGCCGGAGCGCATCGCTTGCGACGACGACCCGCTGAAACTGGTGCCGGAACTTGACGAAGTAATGCCTGAAAACAGAAATATGCCCTATGACATGCACAAAGTAATTTACAGCATTGTTGACAACGGCTATTTCTTTGAAATTCATGAAAATTTTGCGAAGAACGTCATTGTCGGCTTTGGCCGGTTTAATGGCAGAGCTACAGGTATCGTCGCCAGCCAGCCCAACTGGATGGGCGGCGTAATTAACTGCGACGCCGCTGACAAGGTAGCCCGGTTTGTCCGGTTCTGCGACCTGTTCAACATTCCTCTCGTGAACATTCACGACACCCCGGCTTTCATGATCGGCCCGGACGAAGACTGGAGGGGCATCTTGAGACACGGCGCCAAGATGCTGTATGCTTACATTGAAGCCACTGTGCCGAAGGTAACAATTATCATGGGCAAATCGTTTGCCGGCGCCTACCTTGGCATGTGCTGCAAAGACACCGGCGCGGACATCGTGTTCAGCTGGCCGCAAGCCACAGTGACCATCGTCGGCGCGGAAACAGCGGCGAGCGTTATTTTCGCCAAAGAAATCAAGAATTCGGAGAACCCGAAGGAAACAGCGGCGCAGAAGATTAAAGAGTACAAAGACCTCTATCAGAACCCGTACAGCGCTGCCAGCCGCGGCTACATTGACGATGTGATTATGCCGAACGAAACCAGGAGAAACATCTGCCTGTCTCTCGATATGCTGGAGAACAAAACTGTGGCCAGGCCGTACAGGAAATACTCCAATATCAACTTATAAAAAACAAATAACTAATTAATTGTATCAGGAGTTGATTTCTGAAGACAAGCCGGTGACGCGGCTAGTGGGCTTAGCCCATGAAACCGCGTCACTGACAGGCCATAATAAAAAGTAAATATTAGGCTTCGCCCGCCGGCGGAGCCTGTTTATCGAAAAGTAACACTATAATGACTGGGAGTGAGGCGGTGACAAGATTTTATGCTGGCTAATCTAATAAAGAAGCCGCCGCTGACCCTCTGTCCGGATCAGACAATCGGGGATGTTTTGCGTTTATGGCAGGAGCATCCCATTGGAGTTGTCGGCATCGTTGATGAGCAAGGCCGTCTGCTCGGAGTGGTAGGCAGCGGGCTGACCTTTCGTGACGGGACGCCAATCTCACTGGACACAAAACTGGCTGAAGTAATGGATAAAAATTTTATCAGTATGAGTCCGGATGTATACCAGGAAGAGGCCTGGACAGCTCCCAGTGAGGTAATCGCTATCGTTGACGCTGACGGAAAGTTGCAAGGAATCAGTACAAAGTATGACCTGGCTACTTCTCTTTATCCTTATACCAAGTTTATCAGCCGGGAGCTTGACGCTGTGCTTAATGCCGCCCACAC of Pelotomaculum isophthalicicum JI contains these proteins:
- a CDS encoding acyl-CoA carboxylase subunit beta, with the translated sequence MHEGLYEELALNRKRVKAMGGEKAVAKQHKDGKLTARERIEYFFDPGTFTEIGMYLKHRANHFGLEGKDIPAEGVVCGYGKVNGRMVMVGAEDFTSMAGTFGEYHGKKFAAAIDMAKDMGIPFVGMNDSGGARLQEGIDTLQAYAWLFKAQDLASGIIPQIATLMGPCMGGQAYHPVMQDFVFQCRNTGFMGIAGPPFVKTQLGIDIDLPTLSGWQAHAVKSGCTHVVVEDDKDCMDKVKELLAFFPQNNREKPERIACDDDPLKLVPELDEVMPENRNMPYDMHKVIYSIVDNGYFFEIHENFAKNVIVGFGRFNGRATGIVASQPNWMGGVINCDAADKVARFVRFCDLFNIPLVNIHDTPAFMIGPDEDWRGILRHGAKMLYAYIEATVPKVTIIMGKSFAGAYLGMCCKDTGADIVFSWPQATVTIVGAETAASVIFAKEIKNSENPKETAAQKIKEYKDLYQNPYSAASRGYIDDVIMPNETRRNICLSLDMLENKTVARPYRKYSNINL